A window from Cellulomonas sp. C5510 encodes these proteins:
- a CDS encoding glycoside hydrolase family 1 protein gives MHHRTLRPFPPTFLWGASTSAYQVEGAADVDGRGPSVMDARTDRPADVADYTVASDHYHRFEEDVALMAELGLRAYRFSVSWSRVIPDGDGEVNPEGLAFYGRLVDALLAHGIEPVLTMYHFDLPQALQAKGGWSSRATVDAFERYARVLTAALGDRVRYWLTINEQNVMILFGGALGVPAPAGDDPQRELYQQSHHMLVAQARAMRAVHEVPGALVGPAPNIACVYPASSDPLDVVAAEDFAAIRNWLYLDAAVHGVYNPTAWAYLGERGWRPVVAPGDLDDLAAGRPDFVAFNYYTSHTVGAPTPDGPEKGGSQDQHLLIGDAGVYRGVENPHLPTTAFGWETDPVGFRTTFRQLYDRYRLPLLVTENGLGAPDVLEPDGTVHDPYRIAYLRDHVAQIQEAVTDGVEVIGYCPWAAIDLVSTHQGMRKRYGFVYVDRDEDDLRTLDRYRKDSFHWYRELIATNGRRR, from the coding sequence GTGCACCACCGCACCCTGCGCCCGTTCCCGCCGACGTTCCTGTGGGGCGCCTCCACGTCCGCCTACCAGGTGGAGGGAGCCGCCGACGTCGACGGCAGGGGCCCGTCGGTCATGGACGCCCGCACCGACCGCCCGGCGGACGTCGCCGACTACACCGTCGCGAGCGACCACTACCACCGGTTCGAGGAGGACGTGGCGCTGATGGCGGAGCTCGGCCTGCGCGCGTACCGGTTCTCCGTGTCCTGGTCGCGCGTGATCCCGGACGGCGACGGCGAGGTGAACCCGGAGGGCCTGGCGTTCTACGGCCGCCTGGTCGACGCGCTGCTCGCGCACGGCATCGAGCCGGTCCTCACGATGTACCACTTCGACCTGCCGCAGGCGCTCCAGGCGAAGGGCGGCTGGTCGTCGCGGGCGACCGTCGACGCCTTCGAGCGGTACGCGCGGGTGCTGACCGCCGCGCTCGGCGACCGCGTGCGGTACTGGCTGACGATCAACGAGCAGAACGTCATGATCCTGTTCGGCGGGGCGCTCGGTGTCCCGGCACCCGCCGGCGACGACCCGCAGCGCGAGCTCTATCAGCAGAGCCACCACATGCTCGTCGCCCAGGCCCGCGCCATGCGCGCGGTGCACGAGGTGCCCGGTGCGCTGGTCGGGCCGGCGCCGAACATCGCGTGCGTGTACCCGGCGAGCAGCGACCCGCTCGACGTCGTCGCGGCCGAGGACTTCGCCGCGATCCGGAACTGGCTGTACCTGGACGCGGCGGTCCACGGCGTCTACAACCCGACCGCCTGGGCGTACCTGGGGGAGCGCGGCTGGCGGCCGGTCGTCGCGCCGGGGGACCTGGACGACCTGGCCGCCGGCCGGCCGGACTTCGTGGCGTTCAACTACTACACCTCGCACACGGTCGGGGCCCCGACGCCGGACGGGCCCGAGAAGGGCGGCTCGCAGGACCAGCACCTGCTCATCGGCGACGCCGGCGTGTACCGCGGCGTCGAGAACCCGCACCTGCCGACCACCGCGTTCGGCTGGGAGACCGACCCGGTCGGGTTCCGGACGACGTTCCGGCAGCTGTACGACCGGTACCGGTTGCCGCTGCTCGTCACGGAGAACGGGCTCGGCGCCCCCGACGTCCTCGAGCCCGACGGCACCGTGCACGACCCGTACCGCATCGCGTACCTGCGCGACCACGTGGCGCAGATCCAGGAGGCGGTCACCGACGGGGTCGAGGTGATCGGCTACTGCCCGTGGGCCGCGATCGACCTCGTGTCCACGCACCAGGGCATGCGCAAGCGGTACGGGTTCGTCTACGTCGACCGCGACGAGGACGACCTGCGCACGCTCGACCGGTACCGCAAGGACTCCTTCCACTGGTACCGCGAGCTGATCGCGACCAACGGGCGGCGGAGGTGA
- a CDS encoding PRD domain-containing protein — protein MRVKQVLNNSVVLGIDDAGTEVILLGPGLGFRTSPGDEVDPAAVQRTFVPDGIGSLERLAAMVEEISIDAVAASEEVMRAGRERLGPHVTARVLLPLADHIGFALRRVREGSATEYPLRSELSYLYPAELAFGREALEIVERRTGVRLPASEAVPIAMHFVNAQYGSDDMREYVRMTEALQQILQIIDDEHGIRFDEGAVDVARFVTHLRFLFVRARQDPKPPAPGVPSGSGDTDEVLAAVRASKPRQFASAVRIGALLEELFDWTVDADELLYLTLHVTRLTGAAPR, from the coding sequence ATGCGCGTCAAGCAGGTCCTGAACAACAGCGTCGTGCTCGGGATCGACGACGCCGGGACGGAGGTCATCCTGCTCGGCCCCGGCCTGGGGTTCCGCACCTCGCCCGGCGACGAGGTGGACCCCGCCGCGGTGCAGCGCACCTTCGTGCCCGACGGCATCGGCTCGCTGGAGCGGCTCGCGGCCATGGTCGAGGAGATCTCGATCGACGCCGTCGCGGCCTCCGAGGAGGTCATGCGCGCAGGACGCGAGCGCCTCGGGCCGCACGTCACGGCGCGGGTGCTCCTCCCGCTCGCCGACCACATCGGGTTCGCCCTCCGCCGCGTGCGCGAGGGCAGCGCGACCGAGTACCCGCTGCGCTCGGAGCTCTCCTACCTCTACCCCGCCGAGCTGGCGTTCGGCCGGGAGGCGCTGGAGATCGTGGAGCGGCGCACCGGCGTCCGGCTGCCCGCGTCCGAGGCCGTGCCGATCGCGATGCACTTCGTCAACGCCCAGTACGGCTCGGACGACATGCGCGAGTACGTGCGGATGACCGAGGCGCTGCAGCAGATCCTGCAGATCATCGACGACGAGCACGGCATCCGGTTCGACGAGGGCGCGGTGGACGTGGCGCGGTTCGTCACCCACCTGCGGTTCCTGTTCGTCCGGGCGCGCCAGGACCCGAAGCCCCCGGCCCCGGGCGTGCCCTCCGGCAGCGGCGACACCGACGAGGTGCTCGCGGCCGTGCGGGCGTCGAAGCCGCGGCAGTTCGCCTCGGCCGTGCGGATCGGGGCGCTGCTCGAGGAGCTGTTCGACTGGACGGTCGACGCCGACGAGCTGCTCTACCTCACGCTGCACGTCACGCGGCTCACCGGGGCCGCGCCGCGCTGA
- a CDS encoding DUF11 domain-containing protein, which translates to MDARRPRTTIGGRLRRAGAGVLAVALAGLGLVAGGGPALAAPGHVEDGAIRVENTSIQRVYLDPSMRSQLWTRHSTTFGAYYRTTDREGGTAAGNTGPMVTTASGREMFWASGTFVEQRHGGTGTPADPYWISTTREVAGVMRVTTTNLYADGDDYVQGRISYTNLRQRAEDVQLGYWYDCYFAGSDFGMSAMDATSSSCIASEGAGAMSVVAVSPDPILLGGNYYAVAAAASGYGVTTGCLRADRTTAACDELPALDNSAAVLWRADAVAPGAEVTRAWFVTVGERVEPFADLAVGATVDPPSVQVGDEVTYTLDVRDDGPAASPGTAVDFAIPAGLALTAQSGDGTYDAATGTWTVGDLASGQAAQIRLTARAVSAGTWEASVTRAASPTVLDPSACATGSPESCGAPTTVEVTERAVTATLDAAPRALPADGVSVSTVTLTTGAVTPGQGDADAAVPAGDAPATDAPDAAVPAVDAPSADAPSADAPSADAPAADAPSADAPRAGGVEAADAAGDVTFATDLGELDTPVDHGDGTVTVGLRSAEPGVATVRASVGGTEVGTVRVSFVAADPEPVDPEPVDPEPVDPQPVDPVPTDPQPVDPQPTDPDPAPSPDPTVVAVPGGTTSPSTGNAAPSTASGVLAWTGTPAGVVLLCAASLVVAGGALLVVRGRRRPRGEG; encoded by the coding sequence GTGGACGCCAGACGACCGAGGACGACGATCGGGGGCCGGCTGCGGCGCGCCGGGGCGGGGGTGCTCGCCGTGGCACTGGCCGGGCTCGGGCTCGTGGCCGGGGGCGGCCCGGCGCTCGCGGCGCCGGGGCACGTCGAGGACGGCGCGATCCGCGTCGAGAACACCAGCATCCAGCGGGTGTACCTCGACCCGTCGATGCGCAGCCAGCTCTGGACCCGGCACTCGACGACCTTCGGGGCGTACTACCGGACGACCGACCGCGAGGGCGGCACGGCCGCGGGCAACACCGGCCCCATGGTCACGACAGCGTCGGGGCGCGAGATGTTCTGGGCGTCGGGCACGTTCGTCGAGCAGCGGCACGGCGGCACCGGCACGCCGGCCGACCCGTACTGGATCTCCACGACGCGCGAGGTGGCCGGCGTCATGCGGGTCACCACGACGAACCTCTACGCCGACGGCGACGACTACGTCCAGGGGCGGATCAGCTACACGAACCTCAGGCAGAGGGCGGAGGACGTGCAGCTCGGCTACTGGTACGACTGCTACTTCGCCGGGAGCGACTTCGGGATGTCGGCGATGGACGCCACCTCCTCGAGCTGCATCGCGTCGGAGGGCGCGGGGGCGATGAGCGTCGTGGCGGTGTCGCCCGACCCGATCCTGCTGGGTGGCAACTACTACGCCGTCGCCGCTGCCGCCAGCGGGTACGGCGTCACGACGGGGTGCCTGCGCGCCGACAGGACCACGGCGGCGTGCGACGAGCTCCCGGCGCTCGACAACAGCGCCGCCGTCCTGTGGCGCGCCGACGCGGTGGCGCCCGGGGCGGAGGTGACCCGCGCGTGGTTCGTGACGGTCGGCGAGCGGGTCGAGCCGTTCGCGGACCTCGCGGTCGGCGCGACCGTCGACCCGCCCTCCGTCCAGGTCGGCGACGAGGTGACCTACACGCTCGACGTCCGCGACGACGGGCCCGCGGCGTCGCCCGGGACCGCCGTCGACTTCGCGATCCCCGCCGGCCTGGCGCTGACGGCGCAGTCCGGCGACGGGACCTACGACGCCGCGACGGGCACGTGGACCGTCGGGGACCTCGCGTCCGGGCAGGCGGCGCAGATCCGGCTGACGGCACGCGCCGTGTCCGCCGGGACCTGGGAGGCGTCGGTGACGCGCGCGGCGTCGCCGACGGTGCTCGACCCGTCGGCGTGCGCCACCGGATCGCCGGAGAGCTGCGGCGCCCCGACGACCGTCGAGGTCACCGAGCGGGCCGTCACCGCGACGCTGGACGCCGCCCCGCGCGCGCTCCCGGCGGACGGCGTGTCGGTGTCGACCGTCACGCTCACCACGGGGGCGGTCACCCCCGGCCAGGGGGACGCAGACGCCGCGGTCCCCGCCGGCGACGCGCCCGCTACGGATGCGCCTGATGCGGCTGTGCCTGCCGTGGACGCGCCTTCGGCGGACGCGCCTTCGGCGGATGCGCCTTCTGCGGACGCGCCCGCTGCGGATGCGCCTTCTGCGGACGCGCCCCGCGCGGGTGGCGTCGAGGCCGCGGATGCTGCCGGCGACGTGACGTTCGCCACGGACCTCGGGGAGCTGGACACCCCGGTCGACCACGGCGACGGCACCGTCACGGTCGGGCTCCGGTCCGCGGAGCCGGGCGTGGCGACGGTCCGCGCGTCCGTCGGCGGCACCGAGGTCGGCACGGTGCGCGTGAGCTTCGTCGCGGCGGATCCCGAGCCGGTCGACCCCGAGCCGGTCGACCCGGAGCCCGTCGACCCGCAGCCTGTCGACCCGGTGCCCACCGACCCGCAGCCCGTCGACCCGCAGCCCACCGACCCGGACCCGGCGCCGTCCCCCGACCCGACCGTGGTGGCCGTGCCGGGCGGGACCACCTCGCCGTCGACGGGGAACGCGGCGCCGAGCACGGCGAGCGGCGTCCTGGCGTGGACCGGTACCCCCGCCGGCGTGGTGCTGCTGTGCGCGGCCTCGCTGGTGGTCGCAGGTGGAGCGCTCCTCGTGGTCCGTGGCCGCCGCCGGCCGCGCGGCGAGGGCTGA